In Zingiber officinale cultivar Zhangliang chromosome 11B, Zo_v1.1, whole genome shotgun sequence, a single window of DNA contains:
- the LOC122033761 gene encoding histone H2B.3-like encodes MVGFLFITASDDVATGDEKRNAKKKGSGTYKIWILKVLKQAHQDIGIFSKAMSMINSFINAIIEKLVQEASYLACYNKKSTITSHEIQTSIRLVLPKELAKHGVLEATKAMIKFTSC; translated from the coding sequence ATGGTGGGATTCCTCTTTATCACCGCATCAGATGATGTTGCCACCGGAGATGAGAAAAGGAATGCCAAGAAGAAGGGCTCAGGGACCTACAAGATATGGATACTCAAGGTACTCAAGCAGGCACACCAGGATATCGGCATCTTCAGCAAGGCCATGTCGATGATAAACTCCTTCATCAACGCCATAATCGAGAAACTTGTACAGGAGGCCTCCTACCTTGCTTGCTACAACAAGAAGTCCACCATCACATCACACGAGATCCAGACCTCTATTCGCCTCGTTCTCCCCAAGGAGCTCGCCAAGCATGGGGTCTTGGAGGCCACCAAAGCCATGATCAAATTTACCAGCTGCTAA
- the LOC122035217 gene encoding uncharacterized protein LOC122035217 — protein sequence MRLAPSVIVLIRDVDGFGHAIADGFRSDPKSNLSRESSSFELSLEKYGFKDRKASGDLIQFVDPLGSPKVSIFLLQNYSPPVVAYAIKELLASLPSQTTLVLPFVMKALKVNRGAMDKPSANEDFVIYTTEIGGTSELTKAMIDDTISAPPSLQIHCESLACLLLMVRILNLPTVLLLASGPRHPNGQSSYPELEVLEKLGGTVARHLGLIFSKDLIPQKNIEKSTSVGEPWRALYG from the exons ATGAGGTTAGCGCCGTCGGTGATCGTTCTAATTCGGGACGTCGACGGCTTCGGTCATGCCATCGCCGATGGCTTCCGTTCCGATCCGAAATCCAACCTCTCGAG GGAAAGTTCCTCCTTTGAACTCTCGTTGGAGAAATATGGCTTTAAGGACCGTAAAGCCTCCGGCGATCTTATCCAGTTTGTCGACCCGCTTGGATCCCCTAAG GTGTCAATCTTCCTTCTGCAAAATTACAGTCCACCTGTTGTTGCATACGCTATCAAGGAACTATTAGCATCACTTCCTAGTCAGACTACATTGGTACTTCCTTTTGTGATGAAAGCCCTCAAGGTTAACAGGGGAGCAATGGACAAACCATCCGCTAATGAGGACTTTGTGATCTACACAACTGAAATTGGTGGTACATCTGAACTCACTAAGGCCATGATTGATGACACAATCAGTGCGCCTCCATCCTTGCAAATTCATTGCGAATCTCTGGCTTGCTTGTTGCTGATGGTGCGAATTCTAAATCTGCCAACAGTTCTCCTCCTTGCATCTGGTCCTAGGCACCCTAATGGACAATCTAGCTATCCTGAGCTTGAG GTTCTGGAGAAGTTGGGAGGGACAGTAGCCAGGCATTTGGGTCTTATCTTCTCTAAGGACTTGATTCCACAAAAGAACATTGAGAAGTCAACTAGCGTTGGAGAGCCATGGCGTGCATTGTATGGATGA
- the LOC122034529 gene encoding probable E3 ubiquitin-protein ligase XERICO, giving the protein MGISSLPTPSESVLTLVLVNTVLTISILKQLLRSLLHLLRLRASPLLPPEHAAGEGCEPHSLTDRFRSHCRPIRFGSALGRRRAAAERASDCRVCLARFEPDSMVNTLPCGHFFHKACLETWLDYRHATCPLCRTYVLPGENTTAAAVFVSSSSRPWF; this is encoded by the coding sequence ATGGGGATTTCGAGCCTGCCGACCCCATCGGAGAGCGTGCTCACTCTCGTCCTCGTCAACACCGTCCTCACCATCTCCATCCTAAAGCAGCTCCTCCGCtccctcctccacctcctccgccTCCGTGCGTCGCCTCTTCTGCCGCCGGAGCACGCCGCCGGAGAGGGTTGCGAGCCGCACAGCCTGACGGACCGGTTCCGCAGCCACTGCAGGCCTATCCGCTTCGGCTCGGCCCTGGGCCGGCGGCGGGCGGCAGCCGAGCGGGCATCCGACTGCCGAGTCTGTCTCGCCCGGTTCGAACCGGACTCGATGGTGAACACGCTTCCCTGCGGCCATTTCTTCCACAAAGCCTGCCTGGAAACGTGGCTCGACTACCGGCACGCAACGTGCCCCCTCTGCCGGACCTACGTCCTCCCCGGCGAGAACACTACTGCCGCCGCCGTCTTCGTCTCGAGTTCTTCGCGGCCGTGGTTTTAG